The proteins below are encoded in one region of Candidatus Woesearchaeota archaeon:
- a CDS encoding DUF1931 domain-containing protein — translation MLVVKSQIKEVAQGFNISGDFAEALDQRVIELVKAAIQRADANGRRTVMAKDI, via the coding sequence GTGTTAGTAGTTAAATCGCAAATAAAAGAGGTAGCGCAGGGGTTTAATATATCTGGTGATTTTGCAGAGGCACTTGATCAAAGAGTTATTGAGCTTGTGAAAGCGGCAATACAAAGAGCTGATGCAAATGGCAGAAGAACTGTTATGGCAAAAGACATTTAA